Proteins encoded by one window of Methylovirgula ligni:
- a CDS encoding TOBE domain-containing protein: protein MKISGRNFIPGKVIEVKEGATTAHVRVEIAGGTILTASITNEAVADLGLKKGETVHALIKASDVMIAVGD, encoded by the coding sequence ATGAAAATTTCCGGACGCAATTTCATTCCCGGCAAGGTGATCGAGGTCAAGGAAGGGGCGACGACCGCGCATGTGCGCGTTGAGATCGCCGGCGGCACGATATTGACCGCCTCGATCACCAATGAGGCCGTCGCCGATCTCGGCTTGAAGAAGGGCGAGACGGTCCACGCGCTCATCAAGGCATCCGATGTGATGATCGCGGTTGGAGATTAA
- a CDS encoding 2Fe-2S iron-sulfur cluster-binding protein, producing MSLLTIMPSGKSIEVGEGTSLLAAILAADESINHKCDGNASCGTCHIFVQEGRKGLSKISREENEKLDSIVGVGSKSRLACQAKILGTENIKVELLGFGSGF from the coding sequence ATGTCGCTTTTAACGATTATGCCGTCCGGGAAGTCGATCGAGGTCGGAGAGGGGACCAGCCTGCTCGCCGCGATTCTCGCCGCCGATGAAAGCATCAACCACAAATGCGATGGCAATGCGTCTTGCGGCACGTGTCATATCTTCGTGCAGGAAGGCCGAAAGGGGCTGTCGAAGATCTCGCGCGAGGAAAATGAAAAACTCGATTCCATTGTCGGCGTCGGCTCGAAATCCCGGCTCGCCTGCCAGGCCAAAATTCTCGGTACCGAGAACATCAAGGTGGAATTGCTAGGCTTCGGCTCTGGCTTCTGA
- a CDS encoding group II truncated hemoglobin: protein MGEAEALGATMFERLGGADAIDRLVEAFYHRMDILPEAKGIRAMHGRDLGPVKQVLKRYLSEWTGGPKLYTPEKGHPRLRQRHVRFPIDVAERDAWLLCMRGALEETIEDAAARHEIDESFTKLADWMRNQAENPHDTRGHI from the coding sequence ATGGGTGAGGCCGAGGCGCTCGGTGCGACGATGTTCGAGAGGCTGGGCGGTGCCGACGCTATCGATCGCCTGGTCGAGGCCTTCTATCATCGCATGGATATTCTTCCGGAAGCCAAGGGGATTCGGGCTATGCATGGCCGCGATCTCGGACCCGTCAAGCAGGTGCTGAAGCGTTATTTGTCCGAATGGACCGGCGGCCCGAAGCTTTATACGCCGGAAAAAGGCCACCCGCGGCTGCGCCAGCGACACGTGCGTTTCCCGATCGACGTCGCGGAGCGGGACGCCTGGCTGCTTTGCATGCGCGGCGCGCTCGAAGAGACGATCGAAGACGCTGCGGCTCGGCACGAGATCGACGAATCCTTCACCAAGCTTGCGGACTGGATGCGCAACCAGGCGGAAAATCCGCATGACACGCGCGGGCATATCTAG
- a CDS encoding DUF6129 family protein, translated as MALSNEDLAEIGRMLADAGDDDLFPALRQRFPKLFFTRCDASDVGETPFISSAQFDVHLIDSADHCVQITADPVRATGIVLARRSVTS; from the coding sequence GTGGCCTTAAGCAACGAAGATTTAGCGGAGATCGGGCGGATGCTTGCTGATGCGGGCGATGACGACCTGTTCCCCGCGCTTCGGCAACGCTTTCCCAAGCTTTTCTTCACGAGGTGCGATGCCTCCGATGTCGGCGAGACGCCGTTTATCAGCAGTGCGCAATTCGACGTTCATCTCATCGACAGTGCCGATCACTGCGTACAGATCACCGCGGACCCTGTGCGGGCGACAGGCATTGTGCTCGCGCGGCGGAGCGTCACGTCATGA
- a CDS encoding HesB/IscA family protein: protein MSFEITPAAEKFIRLTLRIDGGPGAGFRLAVAPGGCSGLSSDISVAAQPAAAESITEYKGIKLFMTAESRILLHGVTIDFIDSPSQTGLVFRQPPGTNTCSKN from the coding sequence ATGTCGTTCGAAATCACTCCCGCCGCGGAAAAGTTCATTCGCCTGACATTGCGGATCGACGGCGGTCCGGGGGCAGGCTTTCGGCTCGCCGTCGCGCCGGGAGGCTGCTCCGGGCTCTCGTCCGACATCAGTGTCGCGGCGCAGCCGGCCGCAGCCGAGTCCATCACCGAATACAAGGGCATCAAGCTTTTCATGACGGCGGAAAGCCGGATTTTGCTGCATGGCGTGACGATCGATTTCATCGACTCGCCATCGCAGACGGGTCTCGTCTTCCGTCAGCCGCCAGGAACAAACACGTGCTCAAAGAACTGA
- a CDS encoding nitrogen fixation protein NifZ — translation MSNISRDSDVVELNQPPFFSYGEKVKSKRMIRNDGTYAGKEIGEILANKGEIGYVVSIGTFLQQFYIYGIEFIDSGNRVGMKRKELESLRPADSEDLPLPGVPR, via the coding sequence ATGAGCAATATCTCCCGCGACAGCGACGTCGTCGAACTCAACCAGCCGCCGTTCTTCTCCTATGGCGAGAAGGTGAAGTCGAAGCGGATGATCCGCAATGACGGGACCTATGCCGGCAAGGAAATCGGCGAGATTCTCGCGAACAAGGGCGAGATTGGCTACGTCGTTTCGATCGGGACATTCCTGCAGCAGTTTTACATCTATGGCATCGAATTCATCGATAGCGGAAACCGCGTCGGCATGAAGCGCAAGGAACTCGAGTCCCTGCGCCCCGCGGATAGCGAAGACCTGCCGTTGCCGGGAGTACCGCGATGA
- a CDS encoding NAD-dependent succinate-semialdehyde dehydrogenase, with translation MDYPEVQLLIGGKWRAAAAGRTIPVLNPATEEVIGHVARVEIADLDAALTAAKTGFALWRDISAFERAKVLRRAGDLLRERLERIASLMTFEQGKPLAEARIEVLAAADTLDWFAEESRRAYGRVVPARAPNITNLVLKEPVGPVAAFSPWNFPLNQIVRKLGAALAAGCSIIVKAPEETPASPAELIRALADAGVPAGVVNLVYGVPAEISEYLIPHEIIRKISFTGSTPVGKQLAALAGKYMKRITMELGGHAPALVFDDADIETAVKLLAAAKFRNAGQVCTAPTRFLVQRNVYGAFVDRFVAAAQALKIGDGLLPETQLGPLANSRRVEAMDAFIADAIGQGAELCTGGARIGNKGYFFAPTVLANVPLSARVMNEEPFGPLALVNSFADLDEALAEANRLPYGLASYAFTRSAAVSSALAARLEAGMLGINQTQIAWPEFPFGGVKESGYGREGGSEAIQDYLVTKLVTQAAN, from the coding sequence ATGGATTACCCTGAGGTTCAGCTTCTGATTGGCGGCAAATGGCGGGCCGCCGCTGCCGGGCGGACGATCCCGGTCCTCAATCCTGCGACGGAGGAGGTGATCGGTCATGTCGCCCGCGTCGAGATCGCCGATCTCGATGCGGCGTTGACGGCGGCCAAAACCGGCTTCGCGCTTTGGCGCGACATATCCGCCTTCGAGCGGGCGAAGGTGCTGCGCCGCGCCGGCGATCTGCTGCGCGAACGCCTTGAGCGTATCGCGAGCCTGATGACATTCGAACAGGGCAAGCCGCTGGCTGAAGCGCGGATTGAGGTTTTGGCCGCCGCTGATACGCTTGATTGGTTCGCCGAGGAGAGCCGCCGCGCCTATGGCCGGGTTGTGCCGGCGCGGGCGCCCAATATCACCAATCTGGTGCTCAAGGAGCCTGTCGGTCCTGTCGCGGCCTTCTCGCCCTGGAATTTTCCGCTCAACCAGATCGTCCGCAAGCTCGGCGCGGCGCTGGCGGCCGGCTGTTCCATCATCGTCAAGGCGCCGGAAGAGACGCCCGCTTCGCCAGCCGAATTGATCCGCGCCCTGGCCGATGCGGGTGTTCCCGCGGGCGTCGTCAATCTTGTCTATGGCGTGCCGGCGGAAATTTCCGAATATCTCATTCCGCACGAAATCATCCGCAAGATATCCTTCACCGGCTCGACCCCCGTCGGCAAACAGCTCGCGGCCCTCGCTGGCAAATACATGAAGCGGATCACGATGGAGCTCGGCGGTCATGCGCCGGCCCTCGTCTTCGATGATGCTGACATCGAAACAGCCGTGAAGCTTCTCGCCGCCGCCAAATTTCGCAACGCCGGCCAGGTCTGCACGGCGCCGACGCGGTTCCTCGTTCAGCGGAATGTCTATGGCGCTTTTGTCGACCGGTTTGTCGCGGCGGCGCAGGCTTTGAAGATCGGCGATGGCCTACTGCCGGAGACGCAGCTCGGCCCGCTCGCCAATTCACGCCGCGTCGAGGCGATGGATGCTTTCATCGCCGATGCGATCGGGCAGGGCGCCGAGCTGTGCACCGGCGGCGCGCGGATCGGCAACAAGGGCTATTTCTTCGCGCCGACCGTCCTTGCCAATGTGCCGCTCTCGGCGCGGGTGATGAACGAGGAGCCGTTCGGCCCGCTCGCGCTTGTCAATTCCTTCGCTGATCTCGACGAGGCATTGGCTGAAGCCAACAGATTACCCTATGGGCTCGCATCTTACGCCTTCACCCGCTCGGCGGCGGTGAGTTCGGCGCTCGCGGCACGGCTCGAAGCCGGCATGCTCGGCATCAACCAGACGCAGATCGCCTGGCCGGAGTTTCCGTTCGGCGGCGTCAAGGAGAGCGGCTATGGTCGCGAAGGCGGCAGTGAGGCAATTCAGGATTATCTCGTCACCAAACTGGTGACGCAGGCGGCGAATTAA
- the nifB gene encoding nitrogenase cofactor biosynthesis protein NifB, translating to MDAATGREELGGGGGPVNLDAVMQQVAEHKGCGTQGGSGKASCGSGAGQGDLPTDIWEKVKNHPCYSEEAHHHYARMHVAVAPACNIQCNYCNRKYDCANESRPGVVSEKLTPEQAAKKVLAVASTIPQMTVLGIAGPGDPLANPEKTFKTFELIAKSAPDIKLCLSTNGLALPDHVDTIAGFNVDHVTITINMVDPEIGAKIYPWVYWKHKRYTGVEAAKLLTDRQLQGLEMLTERGILCKVNSVMIPGVNDQHLVEVNKAVKSRGAFLHNIMPLISAPEHGTVFGLTGQRGPSAQELKALQDSCEGEMNMMRHCRQCRADAVGLLGEDRSAEFTTDKIMEMEVNYDLESRKAYQEMVEKERQDKVAAKQEELETLAGIASDIKLLVAVATKGSGLINEHFGHAKEFQVYELSTSGAKFVGHRRVDLYCQGGYGDEDSLETVIRAINDCHAVFVAKIGGCPKNDLLTAGIDPVDQFAHEFIEKSAITWFKTYLEKVNTGEIEHYERGDAEIRQGALIAAQ from the coding sequence ATGGACGCAGCAACAGGACGCGAAGAGTTGGGCGGCGGCGGCGGCCCCGTAAATCTCGATGCGGTGATGCAGCAGGTTGCTGAACATAAAGGCTGCGGCACGCAGGGCGGCAGCGGCAAGGCGAGTTGCGGTTCTGGCGCCGGCCAGGGCGATCTGCCGACCGACATCTGGGAGAAGGTCAAAAACCACCCCTGCTATAGCGAAGAGGCGCATCACCATTATGCGCGTATGCATGTCGCCGTCGCGCCGGCGTGCAACATCCAGTGCAATTATTGTAATCGCAAATACGATTGCGCGAACGAGTCGCGCCCCGGCGTTGTCAGCGAAAAGCTGACACCCGAGCAAGCGGCGAAGAAGGTGCTCGCCGTCGCCTCCACGATTCCGCAGATGACTGTTCTCGGCATCGCCGGGCCCGGCGACCCGCTGGCCAATCCGGAAAAGACCTTCAAGACCTTCGAGCTGATCGCGAAGTCCGCGCCGGACATCAAGCTCTGTCTGTCCACGAACGGCTTGGCTCTGCCGGATCACGTCGACACGATCGCAGGGTTCAATGTCGATCACGTCACGATCACGATCAACATGGTCGATCCTGAGATCGGCGCGAAGATCTATCCCTGGGTGTACTGGAAGCACAAACGCTACACGGGCGTCGAGGCCGCCAAGCTGCTGACCGATCGGCAGCTCCAGGGCCTCGAAATGCTGACCGAGCGGGGCATCCTCTGCAAGGTCAACTCGGTGATGATCCCCGGTGTCAACGACCAGCACCTTGTTGAGGTCAACAAGGCGGTGAAGTCGCGCGGGGCGTTCCTGCACAACATCATGCCGCTGATCTCCGCGCCGGAGCATGGCACCGTGTTCGGCCTCACCGGCCAACGCGGCCCGAGCGCGCAGGAGCTGAAAGCGCTGCAGGACAGTTGCGAAGGCGAGATGAACATGATGCGCCATTGCCGCCAGTGCCGCGCCGATGCGGTCGGCCTGCTCGGCGAGGATCGCAGCGCCGAGTTCACGACCGACAAGATCATGGAGATGGAGGTCAATTACGACCTTGAGTCACGCAAGGCCTATCAGGAGATGGTCGAGAAGGAGCGTCAGGACAAGGTCGCGGCGAAGCAGGAAGAGCTTGAGACGCTGGCGGGGATCGCGAGCGACATCAAGCTGCTAGTCGCCGTCGCGACCAAGGGCTCCGGCCTCATCAACGAACACTTCGGCCACGCCAAGGAGTTCCAGGTCTACGAGCTCTCAACGTCCGGCGCGAAATTCGTCGGTCACCGGCGTGTCGATCTCTACTGCCAGGGCGGCTACGGCGATGAGGATAGCCTCGAAACCGTGATCCGCGCCATCAACGATTGCCACGCCGTTTTCGTCGCGAAGATCGGCGGCTGCCCGAAGAACGATCTTTTGACGGCGGGCATCGATCCGGTCGACCAGTTCGCACACGAGTTCATCGAGAAATCCGCGATCACCTGGTTCAAGACTTATCTCGAAAAGGTCAACACCGGCGAGATCGAACATTACGAGCGCGGCGATGCGGAAATCCGTCAAGGCGCGCTGATCGCAGCGCAATGA
- a CDS encoding 4Fe4S-binding leucine-rich repeat protein, translating into MSHDITEAVDWRGNAVDCEACPHRDLKERGLCRPGHACVNDRYARRIDRFFNWNPALADSYLKHEHFEVRAIAAKHATVFLLPPLLDDPDEAVRWNAARRLPVRLIMKLRHDPHREVRIRVVTLLEDRDLVAMMDDPDYYVRLVICRKIDRNLLLKMVHDEETEVRRVVAARLPQQWLTRMADDDEAVVRLEVARRLPPDALHLMKNDPDWRVRYEVASRVDVAEVAGLSDDEDSLVREIVLARLTDESARVTDISR; encoded by the coding sequence ATGAGCCATGACATAACAGAGGCGGTCGATTGGCGCGGGAACGCGGTCGATTGCGAAGCCTGCCCGCATCGGGACTTGAAGGAACGCGGTTTGTGCCGGCCGGGGCATGCCTGCGTGAACGATCGCTATGCCCGCCGCATCGACCGCTTCTTCAACTGGAATCCGGCGCTGGCCGACAGCTATTTAAAGCACGAGCATTTCGAGGTTCGCGCGATCGCGGCCAAACACGCGACAGTGTTTCTCTTGCCGCCCCTGCTTGATGATCCGGACGAGGCCGTCCGCTGGAATGCCGCGCGGCGTCTGCCGGTACGGCTGATCATGAAGCTGCGCCACGATCCGCATCGCGAGGTTCGCATCCGCGTCGTGACGCTTCTCGAGGACCGGGATCTCGTCGCGATGATGGACGATCCCGACTATTACGTGCGCCTTGTCATTTGCCGCAAGATCGACCGCAACCTCCTCTTGAAAATGGTGCATGATGAAGAGACGGAGGTGCGGCGTGTCGTTGCCGCGCGTCTGCCGCAGCAATGGCTGACGCGCATGGCGGACGATGACGAAGCGGTGGTGCGTCTGGAAGTTGCGCGCCGCCTGCCTCCCGACGCTCTGCATCTTATGAAGAACGATCCAGATTGGCGTGTGCGCTACGAAGTCGCAAGCCGCGTGGATGTCGCCGAGGTCGCTGGCCTCAGTGACGATGAGGATTCTCTGGTCCGCGAGATTGTGCTGGCGCGTCTGACCGATGAATCCGCTCGGGTAACGGATATTTCGAGATGA
- a CDS encoding nitrogen fixation protein NifZ yields MTPFEPRLPKHQWGQRVRAAVDLYNDGSFPSAEEGSLLVSTGAAGEIVQVGTHAESNTPVYLVEFGEKLVVGCLEEEIVPIG; encoded by the coding sequence ATGACCCCGTTCGAGCCGCGGCTTCCCAAACACCAATGGGGCCAGCGCGTGCGCGCTGCGGTCGATCTCTATAACGACGGTTCGTTTCCGAGCGCCGAGGAGGGGAGCCTGCTGGTGAGCACCGGTGCGGCTGGCGAGATCGTTCAGGTCGGGACGCACGCGGAATCCAACACGCCGGTCTATCTCGTCGAATTCGGCGAGAAGCTTGTCGTTGGTTGCCTGGAAGAAGAAATCGTCCCGATCGGGTAG
- a CDS encoding uroporphyrinogen-III synthase — protein MGSLDNLTILVPESRELNLFTTMIEDEGARVIRCPLVQILDLDDSRAAEAWLDTLISGAFEDVIWLTGEGLRRLLALARRTQRGDAFVAALGKIRSITRGPKPARALREIGLAPGLSATTPTSEGVLAALAPEDIAGRRIGVQLYPGDGTAALLAGLSARGAVLTPVTPYRYATQTETAQVVAAIKSLIEGHIDVVAFTSSPQVDRLFSVAREAGLEQPLKDAFTRVAVASIGPVVEETLQRLGITNILQPEAAFHMKPLVRSIAAWNAQRAS, from the coding sequence ATGGGCAGTCTCGATAATTTGACGATCCTTGTTCCCGAGAGCCGCGAACTCAACCTCTTTACGACCATGATCGAGGACGAAGGCGCCCGCGTGATCCGCTGTCCGCTGGTGCAGATCCTCGATCTCGACGACAGCCGCGCGGCCGAAGCCTGGCTCGATACCCTGATCAGCGGTGCGTTCGAGGATGTCATTTGGCTCACCGGCGAGGGACTGCGCCGGCTCCTCGCGCTCGCCCGGCGCACGCAGCGCGGCGATGCTTTCGTCGCGGCTTTGGGCAAAATCCGCTCGATCACCCGAGGACCGAAGCCGGCACGCGCGCTACGCGAGATAGGGCTCGCACCGGGCCTTTCCGCCACGACCCCGACTTCGGAAGGGGTGCTCGCGGCGCTGGCGCCAGAAGACATCGCCGGAAGGCGAATCGGCGTCCAGCTTTATCCGGGAGACGGCACGGCCGCATTGCTTGCCGGCCTCAGCGCGCGCGGCGCCGTGCTCACGCCGGTGACGCCCTACCGCTACGCCACGCAGACCGAGACGGCGCAGGTCGTCGCCGCAATCAAAAGCCTGATCGAAGGCCATATCGACGTGGTCGCTTTCACCAGCTCGCCGCAAGTCGATCGGCTCTTTTCGGTCGCGCGGGAAGCGGGACTGGAACAGCCTCTGAAAGACGCCTTCACGCGGGTCGCGGTCGCATCGATCGGTCCGGTTGTTGAAGAGACGCTGCAGCGCCTCGGCATCACCAACATTCTGCAACCGGAAGCGGCTTTCCACATGAAGCCACTGGTGCGCAGCATCGCGGCCTGGAACGCGCAACGCGCAAGCTAG
- a CDS encoding DegT/DnrJ/EryC1/StrS family aminotransferase: MAGEASPGSGDAPDGGAESTFIPLSDPDISLAELEAIDQVMRSPRLSSGPTVEAFESAFANHLGRNHAVAVPSGTLGLLITLAALGIGEGHEVVAPSYSFRETAHAIALAGARPALVDIDYWSGTIVPDKVEAAISERTRAIVAGNSNGHPAQWDELRAIAKKHNILLIEDSTEAIGSRYKDTLVGTFGDVSIFDFSQPSPLTTGEGGMIVTDDIDIAVALRRHRSHRLQERASVVVGSAAPYQAGMSEIAAALGLAQLTRLEEILERRRSIEHFYYRHVASFEGIKDPYKAPEATEVNWFLYLVHLGTRFSKSSRDSIVDDLVVEKVEAAAYCNPLHLQRRYFELGYRRGDLPVTEKIADRAVALPFHGHLTDDQIEFIVATMKDASINVGAGAAIY; this comes from the coding sequence ATGGCAGGTGAAGCTTCTCCCGGTTCTGGCGATGCACCTGACGGAGGCGCGGAAAGCACGTTCATCCCGCTATCCGACCCTGATATTTCGCTCGCGGAACTTGAGGCAATCGATCAGGTCATGCGGTCGCCGCGGCTTTCGAGCGGGCCGACGGTTGAGGCCTTTGAATCGGCCTTCGCCAATCATCTCGGCCGCAATCATGCCGTGGCGGTGCCCAGCGGCACTTTGGGGCTTTTGATAACCTTGGCGGCTCTGGGAATCGGCGAAGGGCATGAGGTGGTCGCGCCCTCCTATTCCTTTCGCGAGACGGCCCATGCGATCGCGCTGGCGGGAGCGCGACCGGCCCTGGTCGATATCGACTATTGGTCCGGGACCATCGTTCCAGACAAGGTCGAGGCGGCGATCTCCGAAAGGACGCGCGCGATCGTCGCGGGCAACAGCAACGGACACCCCGCGCAATGGGACGAACTGCGTGCGATCGCCAAGAAACACAACATTCTGCTCATCGAGGATTCGACCGAAGCGATCGGCTCAAGATACAAGGATACGCTGGTCGGAACATTCGGCGACGTGTCGATCTTCGATTTTTCGCAGCCGTCCCCGTTGACGACCGGCGAAGGCGGTATGATCGTCACCGACGATATCGACATAGCGGTTGCCTTGCGCCGCCACCGCTCGCATCGGCTACAGGAGCGCGCTTCCGTCGTCGTCGGCTCGGCCGCGCCCTATCAGGCAGGGATGAGCGAGATTGCGGCGGCGCTCGGCCTTGCGCAGCTGACGCGGCTCGAAGAAATTCTCGAACGGCGGCGCTCGATTGAGCACTTCTACTACAGGCATGTCGCGTCCTTCGAAGGGATCAAGGATCCTTACAAGGCACCGGAAGCGACCGAGGTAAACTGGTTCCTCTATCTCGTCCATCTCGGGACGCGATTCTCGAAATCCAGTCGTGATTCCATCGTCGATGATCTCGTCGTCGAAAAGGTCGAGGCGGCGGCCTATTGCAATCCATTGCATCTGCAACGCCGCTATTTCGAGCTTGGCTATCGCCGCGGTGATTTGCCGGTGACGGAAAAGATCGCCGATCGTGCAGTGGCTCTGCCATTTCACGGGCATCTGACCGACGATCAGATCGAGTTCATTGTTGCGACGATGAAAGACGCGTCGATCAACGTGGGCGCGGGCGCGGCGATCTATTAG
- a CDS encoding 4Fe-4S binding protein, with protein MTLKIVASQCTSCSACEAECPNVAIYEKNGTFVINPKKCTECIGHFDKPQCAEVCPVDNTCIIDESYPRYQAAV; from the coding sequence ATGACTTTGAAAATCGTCGCCTCGCAATGCACGAGCTGTTCGGCTTGCGAGGCCGAATGTCCCAACGTCGCGATTTATGAAAAGAACGGGACGTTCGTGATCAATCCAAAGAAATGCACCGAATGCATCGGCCATTTCGATAAGCCCCAATGCGCGGAAGTGTGCCCCGTCGATAACACCTGCATTATCGACGAGTCCTATCCGCGTTACCAAGCTGCAGTGTGA
- the irrA gene encoding iron response transcriptional regulator IrrA has protein sequence MTGLPLENIVGRPALSERRMQSILAGYGLRATRQRIGLIKLLFGAGNRHVTADVLAAEAQAVRMPMSLATVYNVLNLFAEVGLVRGLPIDTGRMVFDTNTSNHSHFFFEDTGKISDIPFDSVRLAEHVTPPKGYEIAKVDVVVRLRPIPSSRLVSSNESPLD, from the coding sequence ATGACAGGGTTGCCGTTGGAAAATATCGTCGGCCGTCCCGCTTTATCCGAGCGGCGGATGCAATCGATCCTAGCCGGTTACGGCTTGCGTGCCACGCGTCAACGGATCGGCCTGATCAAGCTTCTGTTCGGCGCTGGCAACCGGCATGTGACCGCGGATGTCCTGGCGGCGGAAGCGCAGGCGGTGCGCATGCCGATGTCGCTCGCGACGGTTTATAACGTTCTCAATCTTTTCGCGGAAGTCGGGCTTGTGCGCGGCCTGCCGATCGATACCGGGCGTATGGTGTTCGACACCAATACGTCGAATCACAGCCATTTCTTTTTTGAAGACACAGGCAAGATTTCCGACATTCCGTTCGACAGCGTGCGTTTGGCCGAGCACGTCACGCCACCCAAGGGCTATGAAATCGCAAAAGTCGATGTCGTGGTGCGGCTTCGGCCGATCCCCTCAAGCCGTCTCGTCAGCTCGAATGAATCTCCACTAGATTAA
- a CDS encoding phosphopantetheine-binding protein yields the protein MDLLIAERTVVRDKVTALVGDILKRNGIDRPVDANADLVSQGVTSVDMVQLMLAIEAAFDITIPQSGITPENFRSVATITSLVNKLAPVEAAN from the coding sequence ATGGACCTTCTAATAGCGGAGCGGACCGTGGTGCGGGACAAAGTGACGGCGTTGGTCGGAGATATTTTAAAAAGAAACGGCATCGATCGTCCGGTCGACGCCAATGCCGATCTCGTCAGCCAGGGCGTCACCTCGGTCGACATGGTGCAATTGATGCTGGCGATCGAGGCCGCCTTCGACATCACCATTCCGCAGTCGGGCATAACGCCAGAGAATTTCCGTTCGGTCGCGACGATCACGTCGCTGGTGAACAAGCTCGCGCCAGTCGAAGCCGCGAATTAA